The genomic window GCGGGAAAAGGCGTTCGCCTGCGCCGCCCGCCAGAAGTACGCCCAGAGTGTCTTTCATCGGTTTGTGCCGCCCTTTGCTGGATTTGCGCTACAAGCAGTTATCTACCTTAAAACAGCGGTAGAGGGCAACCAAACCTTTACTCTGTGCTCCCATCATCATGCACGGCAATGCGGAGCGAGCGCAGAAAATGCACGTCCTGCGAGGAAAAGGTCCCGCTGCCTTCTGTCTGCTGGTCCTCGGCATTCGATGACTCAAATGCCGCTTCGGGTTGCTGTTCCAGCTCATTCAGGCCAATGGTGGCCTCCAGCATCAGAAGGACCTCAAAACCTTGTCTGCGAATGTCCTGCACGACGCCGGCAATGTGCTCCGATTCCGACACAGTTTCGTGAATGGCTTCTCCGAGTTGCTGAACGAGTTTACGCAGGTGGGCGTCCAAGATGCATCTCTCCGTTTCCGCAGGCGCGATGGCCTTACATTACTTCTGATGTCCACGAAGGGCAAGAAAGATTCGGGCAGGCTGCTAAACTTTTTTCATGGAGCCGAACACCGTCGGCCGCAAATTCGGAATCGGCGTCCGCGTCGCCTCAAAGATGCTCCTGGACCGCGCTGCGCGTTCCAGTCCACCTTCCCCGGCAGCGCAGGGCGCAAGCAGCCAGCCGCCTCTTTCTCAAGTGTACGCCCAGCGCGGCAAAGCTGTCGCCAGCGGGGCACGCCGTTTTGGCGGGGCCATCTGGAGGCCCTTTGCCCATGCCAGCGGCATCATCTGGCTCCAGATTACCGGCCTGTTCTTCTCCCTGTTTGCCATCGTCTTTGCCTCCAACGCCTACAAACTGCGCCAGGGCTGGGCCGCCGGCCCGGGACATGCCCGCTTCCTCACCTATTGCGCGGTCACCCTGCTCTTTGCCTGGTTCGCGTGCAGTTCGTTCTATCGCGCGGGCAAAAAGCAGAGGCGCGGACACCGCAGCTGAGGGCGGCATCCAGAAACACCCCCTCTGGTCTTCAGGCCCCTTTGGCTCGGAAGGCAAAAAATGCGCCTGCCAGCACGCAGAGAATGCCCCCCGCCTGCAGGGCAGAGAGCACACCGCCCGCCAGCCACACAGGAACGCCGCGGTACCGGTCCAAAAAGTACAACTCGGCCCCATAGACAAAGAGGAAGAGCGCGGCCATCTCCCCGGGGTACCGAGAACGCGGCAGCAGCAGGACCAGCACGACAAACAGCCCCAGGAGCACTGCCGCTTCATAAAGCTGCACCGGATGCAGGCGCACTCCCAGCGGCGTCCCGTACCACAGCCACGCCAGACGATGCTGATAGACCACTCCCCAGGGCGCGGTGGTAAGAGTGCCATAGCCCGATCCCCCCGCAAAGGCCCCCACCGCGCGGATGCCCAGGCCCAGGGCCGCTGCCGGGGCCACGCAGTCCAGCGTACGGCGCAGCGGCAAATGGTTCCAGAATATGTATCCGAAACAGATACAAATAGTCAGCAGAAGGCCCCCGTAAAACGCTGCGGGGCTGCGCACGGTCACCAGCCCCAGCATCCAGAACGGATGCGCCAGAAAGTCCCGCGGGTGTTCGAGCGCCAGCACCAGACGCGCACCCAGGAGCATGGTGAAAATGCCAGTCAGGCAGAGGTTCCAGGTCCTTTCCGGGTCCAGGGCCAGACGGCGCGCAGTCCACCCGGCCATCCACAGGGCCGCCAGGATGGAAAGCGCCACCAGGACACCTTCGGTGGGGACGGCGATAGCTCCGATCTGGAAGAGACGGGGATGCAAGGGCCTTCCGCGCGTAGGGGAAGCAGAGTACTTCCTGCTTTTGAAAACAAAACCGACCCGCGGGGCCGTGGAGCGATGCGCCGGTGAACCCGTCCTAAGACGGTGGGAACTCCCCGCGGTTCTTTAGGCATTCCGGACTGGCGGACACTGCTCACCGAACCGATTTGTCGAGTCGAGCTCCCTGTTCAATGAATGTAGGTTCAACCGGCATGGATCACAACCACCTGCTTTGCAGGCCGGTTTCTAACTGGATGCTAGCGGGTGTGGAACAGGATTGCAAGTCAGGCGGCTTTAGCCGATCTTGCGTTCCTCGCCCAATACGGAATCCAGCAGCCCCGTAAGTTTGCTGGCGCGGCTGCTGGCTGTCCCGGTCAGCTCCTGATACCGCGCCTCCAGGGTGGACAACTCATCGGCGATGTTCAATGCTGCCAGCACGGCCACGCGCAGCGAATCTACCGTCTTGCCCTGCGCGGCCACAGCACGCATCTTGGTGTCTACGATTTCCGCGAGCCTCTGGATATAGGCCGGGTCCTGTCCGCGCAGCCGGTAGGTTTGGTCGTAAATGTCCACGGTGACAAACCCTGTCGGGTCCTGCGGCTCTTGCTGGGAATGTGCCTTTCGCAACTGCTCTACTCCTGTTCCGGATTTCTCAGGCAGAAATTTCATCCAGTTGCTTCAACATACGCTCCACGCGCTGGCGCGCGGCCTCCCGTTCCTGTTCAAGGGCCCGCACCTGTTCCTGGGTCCGGCTCAGCTCCAGCGACTGTTCGTCCAGAAGCTGCTGCAGCGTGGCAGCATTCTGCTCTGCGGTGGCGCGCGCTTCGCGCTCTTTTTTCAACAGCTCAATGGTGCGCAGAACACGCTGTTCGAGCGCATTAAAATCATCGGCGGCAAGGGGAAGTTCAGCTTCTTTCAGTGCAACAGTGGACATCGGGTTACCTCTTTGACCTGGGGGAAATACAAAAGTGTTCTTCGCGCAGTATAGCTGGTTTTCCCCCCATAGGTCCGGCTGAAAATGCGCCCCATGCTGGCCGATGCCACTCATTGAATACTGCCTGCCTTCTCTTCCTGCAGCTTCAGCACCAGCAGTGTCATATCGTCGTGCTGGGGGGCGCCGGCCGTAAATCCATCGGCGGCGGCAAAGATGGTCTCCAGCAGCGTGCAGGCGGCCTGACCGTGCGCGCCGCGTGCAGCGGCAATCATGCGCTCCTCGCCCCACTCCTCATCTTCCTGGTTCATCGCCTCGCTGATGCCGTCGGTAAACAGCAGCAGCGCGTCGCCCGGGTACAGTTGCAGCCTCTGCTCCGTATAAGGAGCGGCGGGCAGCAGGCCGACGACAGGACCGTCCGGTTGCAGCCGCAGGACCTGTTGCCCGCGCAGCAGGACCGGCGGATTATGCCCCGCATTCACGCACTCCAGCACTCTTGTGGCCGGATCATAGGAGCCGAAGAAAAACGTGGCATAGCGGTTCGAGGCCGAGGCCTCATACACCAGCCGATTGACTTTGTGCATGAGCCTTGCAAAATCGCGCGGCCCGTCGAGCGTCACCCCGCGCAGAGAGGCGCGCAGGCTGGCCATCAGCAGCGCCGCAGAGATCCCCTTGCCGGAAACATCGCCTATCGCCAGCCCGACGCGGCCATCGCCAAGATCAATGACGTCGTAGTAGTCGCCGCCCACGCCCTGCGCCGGACGGCAGAAACCAGCAATGCTCGCTCCGGGGACCTGCGGCATCTCCTGCGGAAAGAGCCGCTCCTGCACCTCACGCGCGATCTCCATTTCGCGGTTCACGCGTTCACGTTGCGCGGCTTCAGCGGCCAGCGAGCGCGCCAGCTCACTTACTTCCAGCGCCAGCCCGGTCTGCGCGGCCACGGCCTGAAGCATTTTCATGTCCGCCGAAGAGTATGCCGCCTCCGAGCGCTTGGGCCCCAGCGCCATCACGCCCATCATGCCGTGGCGTCCCGGCAAGGGCAGCAGCAATTCAGCATTCAGTTGGTCCAGCGCAAAACGCTCCGCCGTACCGGCCATCAGATACCAGGCATCCGGGTCTTCGCGGTAAAGACGCGCCGGCTGGTGCGTGTTTGTCATATATCGCACTGCCGAGGCCTGCACCGGCAACGCCAGCCCGTCCTTTGCGGAAAGGCCGATACACTGCTGCAGCACGAACTGTTCCCCGCGCCGCAGAAGCATGGCGATCTGCCCTACGTGCAGCGTTTCTGCAATGCGCTTGGCGACGGTCTCAAGCAGCGGCTCGGTTTCTGTAAAGCGCCGGACCTCTTCAGCCAGATCATTCAGCACGCGCTCGGTGTCATAGGCCTCGCGGAAGAACCTCCGGTCAATCCATTGCTGCGCCCGCTTTTGCAGACCTGACCGCAGCAGCAGCACAATCACGAGAAACACCAGCACGCCGATGATGCCGCCGGCTCCCTGCTGCTTCTTCCCAAAGACAGGCAGCAGCAGCTCCACGGCCAGCACGCCGATCAGCGTAATCTGCACGACCCACAGCGTCGCCCGGGCCAGGGCATAACGTGCGCCCATGCGGATGAGGATGCGCACATCCATTGCGCGCTGCACGAGCACCACGTAGACCAGGGTAAAGGGCGCAAGCAGCAGGAACAGCACCCCCACATATGCAATCCAAAGCCGCTGCGGATCACTGGGCGTGATGCCAAAATGAGGCAGAAGAACAAAGATCAACAGCAGGGCCGTCAGGCCGGCTCCCATTCCCGCCGTCAGCACGCGCAACCTGCGCCGCGCATCTTCCGTGGATGCCGAGCGCAGCTTGTCCACCGTCAGCAGCAGATACAGCAGTACGCACATCAGGTTCAGGAAGTCCTGTACGTGTCCGGCCCACGTGGCCGCATGCGCCAGCCAGTCAGGATTGCCGCTGCCATAAAATTCCCCATAGGTGGCCGGCATTCCCACTGCAACACACAGTAGCAAAGGCACCAGCACCACCCATTTGAGCCACGGTATCTTCGCATCCAGGCGTGATGGCTCAGGAAAATAAATTCCAAACAGAAAAAGCGCAGGGGCCATGGCGCATTGCTGCAGAATGTACCAGACCTCCAGTGCATAGCCAGTCAGCCCGCTGGTAAGCCCGTGGCCGCTGAAGAAAATGACACTTGGCGCTGTGAGCAGCACCAGCAGCAGCCATGCGTTCCTTTCAAGCGGCTTGGCCAGCACCACCCAGAGGCCCATCAGCAAGCAGGCCAGCGAGACGGCAGAAAAGACCAACGTCTGGGCCCGAAACACCGCCGGAGAAGGAAGACGCGGGTCCTGGCGTAAGGTCACCAGAGTCACCACCGCTTCCCCCGTGCTTCCATCCCTGCGGCGGAAGCCGATGTCCATCATGTCGCCCGGGTGCGCACTGTTCAGTGTGCCGTCCCATTCGGCTGCCTGGTACGGAACACCGTTCAGCGACTGCAACACCGCCCCTTCCGGCACGCCCGCCGCGCGGGCCTCCGGCTGCACATCGCGGATGACAAGGTTGTCCCGGTTCAAGGAAAACGGATTGCGCACGTGGTCATCAGGATGCGCCGCGGCCGCCCATGTACTGAGCGCCAGCACCAGCCAGTACAGAAGACTGGCCACCCCATAAAGTCCCAGAAAAAACCACAGCAGGTTAGGAGATGTCTTTTTTACCTTCATCCGGTCTGGCCTTCATCCTACGCCCGCTGGCGCTTTCTTCGTATGAAACTTTTCCAGGGTCCACAGCAGCGGAGACACCTGCCCCAATCAATTCAGTCAAGGCCCTCCGAAGGACCTGGCCTGGGCCGCCCGCTATGGCAAAAACGGCTGCGTCCCTCCGGGGGTCCGCAGCCGCTGCAGAGAAGAACACTGTTTGCTCTCAGGCGCGAGACAGATACGCTCCTTCCGCCGTATCTACGCGGATCCGCTCGCCTTCATTGATGAACGGAGGCACCTGCACCACCAGTCCGGTTTCCGTCTTGGCCGGCTTGGTGACCGAAGAGGCCGTGGCCGACTTCAGTCCCGGCTCGGTCTCCACCACGGTCAGCTCCACGGTCGCCGGCAGTTCGATGCCCACCGGCTTTCCATCAAAAAAGGAGACGGTAATCTGAAGGTTGGGCGTCAGATATTCCACTGCATCGCCCAGCGTATCGCGCTTCAGATGCGTCTGCTCGTAGTTCTCCGTATTCATGAAATAGTAATCATCGCCGTCGTTGTAAAGAAACTCCATCGGCACCTCATCCACCACCACGCGGTCAATCGCGTCAGCAGAGCGGAAACGGTGCTCAAACATGGCCCCCGTGCGCAGATTGCGCAGCTTGGCCTGGATAAAAGCACGCAGGTTGCCTGGTGTGCGGTGCTCGACAGAAAACACCGCGTGTAGTTCATTGTTGTGCCGGATGATCATGCCCGGACGCATCTGTGTGGCGGGAATCGCCATAAAAAACTCCTTGCTCTTTGGTTCTGGGACCTTCTCAGGATGCGGGCGCTCAAGGCCACGCGGGAAAACTCTCCGAATATTGATTGTACCTTAGCGCTTTTACTCCAACAGGGCCGAGACCACTGCGGTCGCCGTCATCGCCGCCGTCTCTGCACGCAGAATGCGCGGACCCAGACTGACGGCCTTCCATCCTTCTGCATCAAACAGCGCCTCTTCCTCGGCCGTCCATCCTCCTTCCGGACCCACGGCCATGCGGATGGCCGGCATTTCCTCCCCCGCATTCCGCAGCGCCTCTTCCACGGCGTGACGCAGCGTCGTCGAGCGCTCCTGTTCGGCCAGAAGCAGCCGCACCGCTTCGGTGGCCTGGCGGGCGGCCGTCTTCAGCGGAACGACATCTTCAATCTGCGGAACGTCGGACCGCCGCGATTGCTGTGCGGCCTCCCGCGCGATGCGCCGCCAGCGTTCGACACGTTTTTCTGCCGACTGCACCAGGTGTTTTTCGCTGCGCCGCGCAACCATGGGGATGATCCGCTCGACGCCAAGCTCCGTCGCTTTTTCAATCGCCCATTCCATCCGGTCGAATTTGAAGACGGAAAGCAGCAGTGTCACCGGCAGCGCCGGATCGGCTTCTACCTCCGCAATCAGATTGAAGCGCACTGCATCGCCGCTGATGCCGGCAATCACGGCGTGCCACACGCGGTCTCCGGCCACAATGTCATATTCCGTGCCCGGCTGCGCGCGCAAAACGCGAATCAGGTGCGCGGCCTGTTCCCCGGTCAGCGAGGCCGTGCTTTCATTCCATGTATCGGCAATCCAGCGTCGACGTGTCATCTTCTCTTGATTCTCACAGAAACACGAAGGGGGACGCTCGGTGCGTCCCCCTTCTGTGTTGCCTGGAACGAAGTTATTTCTTTTTCGCAGGTTTCTTTGCTGCTTTCTTCGTTGCCTTTTTGGCTGCCTTTTTCGTTGCCATAGTTTCTATTCTCCCTGTTCGTGTACTGCGGAACTGCTTCGCCGCAGTTAACGAATGTATAGAGTGCTGTGAAACAAGTGTCAAGAAAAAAATAAAGGCAAAATCTCTTTGTGCTCCGCACCGAAACACGACGCAGCAGCGTTGCACATCTCACATCACGTGTGCGTGATGAAGCAGCATCAGCGCCACGCCTGAAACAATGTCATGCCACGCATGTGCCATCATTCCTGCGCGCAGACTCTTTCTGCCGATGGCCAATGCGCAGAACATCGCTCCATATGCGGTGATGGCAAGGATCCCTGCCACTCCTTCATATCCATGCGCCATGCCAAACAACAAAGAGGAAACCACCACACCCACCCACAGACGGTCCTTCAAGCTGGCAAACTGCTGGAGCAGATATCCGCGAAACACCAGCTCTTCACAGGTCCCGGCCGAGATGCTCAGGAGAATCCAAAGTGTCACTTCGGTCCCATTCCGCGGGGCCAGCAGCGCGAGCGTTTTCTGCGGAGAGGCGACATGAGCAAACTGCAGGAGCAGGCCAAGGACCGCCAGCACCATGCTGGCTGTAATCCAGAACGCAGCAGCAAGCAGCAGGTCTGTCTTCCACTCCGCGGCAGACGCGCGTCTTTCTCCCAGCAGTTTTCGCAAAGGCACACCGCGCAGCCGGATGCCCCACAGCACCAGCGCGGCCAGGACCCACTCCCACACCATCGTCAGCAGATACTGCAATCCATGGTGCTCTCCCGCATTCTGGCGCGCAGCGCGCTGCCCTCCCATCAGGGAGAAGAACAAGATTGGAGCAAGCAGCACCGCTGTGTGCCACCAGGGCGCCACCGGAGAGTACACTCTCTCACCAGGACTTCTGCCTGCGGCGCTCTCTTCCGGAAGGGGGAACACATCCGTTTCCATGTCTTGATGATAGACAGCCGCGCGCCCTTACCAGAAATAGGCGGCTTCAATCCTGGGCGTTCCCGGCTGCCCGCCGATGATCTCGGTGCTCAGGACAATCTCCATGTTCTGGCTGCTGCCTGCAGAGAAGCCCTTGGCCAGCGCATTGAGATATGCCGGCGTGGTCAGAAATTCTCCCGCCGCGATGGTCCCGCCTCGCGCGATCCCGGCCGCGACAATGGCCAGCTTTCCGGTCGTCGTGTCCAAAAAGCGCGCCACAATGGCGTAGTCGCGATAGTTGTTCGTGGCCTCCTGCTGCGTGCGGTCCACCAGCCACACCGGAGGCTGTTTGCTCGCAGCGTCTGCAATCCAGAACTTCGTCATCTCCGCGTTGTTGCCAAAGTGATAGCGCAGAGATTGGGTCAGACGCAGCGTCCAGGCATTATCAAATGCGCCGATGAAGACCGTCGGACCATTGCGCAGGTCGCTCAGCTCCGTCGTCCCCTCGCCCTTCAGGCTGTATTTTCTGCCATTGGCCTGCATCAGTCCTGCAATCTTCACAATCGCGCTCACGTCGTCCATGACTACCGCGCTCAGATTGTCCTTGAGCAGGCTCTGGCGGCTGGGGTCGGTCGCGTCCCGCAGGGCGATGACGGAATACTGGTTCTGGTCTGCGATGCACAGCAGGACGGGGTCTTGCGAATGCAGCACCGGCCCCCAGAAAACGTCCAGCGGCGAATGCTGCTCTGCCCGCCACAACAGTCCCGCTGCAAAAGCCAGCAGGGAGGCAAGGACAATTCCGGCCGTCCAGCGGGAAACGTGTCGCACATCTCTTCGCTCTGGAGAGGCCTGGCCCTCCGCAGCCGGAGCATCGTGCCGCTCCGGTTCTGTATGCTGCGCCTCGCCGGTCTTCTGCATCCACTGGAACTGGGGCACATAGGAGCCGGCCGGCAGCAGCACCCGCACTTCTTCCTCATGCCCCGGCTCCTGATAATACTGTGCGATCCGTTTGCGGATCTCCGCCGCCGTCACGCGGACAATCGGATCAGAAGAGGTGTCGTAGTCTGGCGCGCGACCAAAGATCTCGATGCCGAGCGTCCGTTCCTTCAGTAGCTCGGTTTCGCCCGCCAGCGTCTGCTGCGTTACAAAACGCAGAAAGGTAGGAAAGCGGCGACTATGGCTGAAGTAAGGACTGGCCAGCAGACGCTCTACCTGTTCCAGCACCGCTCTCTTCTCGGCCTCAGTCCATACCGGATGGCCCTCGGCAATCGAATCCGCCTGCATTTGCTTCCTTCAACCCGCCACAAAGGCCGATTATAGCGGACACGGCCTTCGACCGTACCTCCGGCTCCAAGTCCTTTCCTACAAGCATCTTCCAGCAGCTCTTAACGGTTAATTTTTCCGTATCGCTGCCGCAAGGAACTTCTCTCTTCTCTGTTTCGGCCCCTATAAAGCACTCCGGTCTTCAGAAAAAAATCGGAAGGCCCTTTATGGAGGCATGTCGATGCAGAAAACAACGATCAATCGAATCTGCCTGCTGTGCGTTCTCCCCCTGCTGCTCTCACTGGCAGTCGGCCGGGCGCTCGCACAGGTAGGTGCAGCATCTTTGAGCGGAATCGTACTGGACCAGAGTGGCGCAGTGGTCCCTGGCGCTGCCGTTTCGCTGCAGAACGCTCATAGCGGAGATCTGCGCATGGTGACCAGCAACGCATCCGGCGCATTCACCTTCGCCGCGCTCCCCAGCGGCGACTACAACCTCACCGTGGAAAGGACTGGCTTTTCCACCTTCGTCCGCAATGGCATTCATCTGGACCCGGGCGACAACCGCGCCGTCTCCGACATCCGGCTGAACGTCGGCAGCGCCACACAGACCGTCGCTGTTCAGGAGACCGTAGGCGGCATCCCTCTGGACAATGGTCAACTGAGCGCCACCATCAGCGCCAACCAGCTCGACCAGCTTTCCATTCAGGGGCGCGACGCGACCGAGCTGCTCAAGGTCCTCCCCGGCTTCGCCATCCGCAACCTTGGCCCCACCAACACCGCCCCGGATTTTTCGCAGGTGCAGATTGGCCAGCAGACCCCCTACGCCTCCGACGGTGCTCCGGTCGCTGGCATTACGCTCACACTGGATGGTGCCAACCTGACCGATGCCGGCAACTTCGGCGCCAATCTTCAGAACATCAATGACTCCATGGTCTCTGAGGTCCATGTGCAGACCTCAAACTTCGGCGCATCGCAGCCCAACGGTCCGGTGGTCATCACCGGAGTCACCAAAGCTGGCGGCCAGCATTATCACGGCTCACTGTATACCTTCGCCCGCGCGCCGCAACTGAATTCCAATGACTGGCTGGCGAACTTCAATGGCATTCCGCGCCCCGGCGACCGCTATGTCTATCCCGGAGCCACCTTCAGTGGTCCGGTTCCCCACAGCAGAAAACTGACCTTCTTCGCCGGCGCCGAATATGACGCCCAGCATGACATCTATGCATACGGCAGCGCTGGAAGCTCCATCATTCATGCCCTGGTCCCTACGGCCCAGATGCGCAAAGGCGACTTCAGCGCCTCCGAATTGCAAAACTATCTCGGCCCGAACTATCAGGGCGGTGCCTACGGCAACCTCACGAATGTTCCAACGGTTGCCAAAGACGGCTCCGCCATCACCAATGGGCAACTCCCCTCTGGACTGCTGGATCCCGGGGCCATGGCACTGATCAACAACCTGCTGCCGCTGCCCAATAAGCCGACCGGCACCGATGGCTACAACTACACGACGCAGAATCTGGTAAACAACAATCTCTGGCAGGCCACCGGACGCGTGGATGACGCCATCAACGAAAACAACCACCTCTTTGCTCGCTATACCTATGAGGAAGAGCGTCAGGGCCAGCCCCAGGTCCCTTATTATTCGCCTGGCGGTCCCATGGGCTCGGTCAACA from Pseudacidobacterium ailaaui includes these protein-coding regions:
- a CDS encoding prolipoprotein diacylglyceryl transferase; the encoded protein is MHPRLFQIGAIAVPTEGVLVALSILAALWMAGWTARRLALDPERTWNLCLTGIFTMLLGARLVLALEHPRDFLAHPFWMLGLVTVRSPAAFYGGLLLTICICFGYIFWNHLPLRRTLDCVAPAAALGLGIRAVGAFAGGSGYGTLTTAPWGVVYQHRLAWLWYGTPLGVRLHPVQLYEAAVLLGLFVVLVLLLPRSRYPGEMAALFLFVYGAELYFLDRYRGVPVWLAGGVLSALQAGGILCVLAGAFFAFRAKGA
- a CDS encoding cell division protein ZapA, with protein sequence MKFLPEKSGTGVEQLRKAHSQQEPQDPTGFVTVDIYDQTYRLRGQDPAYIQRLAEIVDTKMRAVAAQGKTVDSLRVAVLAALNIADELSTLEARYQELTGTASSRASKLTGLLDSVLGEERKIG
- a CDS encoding SpoIIE family protein phosphatase, producing the protein MKVKKTSPNLLWFFLGLYGVASLLYWLVLALSTWAAAAHPDDHVRNPFSLNRDNLVIRDVQPEARAAGVPEGAVLQSLNGVPYQAAEWDGTLNSAHPGDMMDIGFRRRDGSTGEAVVTLVTLRQDPRLPSPAVFRAQTLVFSAVSLACLLMGLWVVLAKPLERNAWLLLVLLTAPSVIFFSGHGLTSGLTGYALEVWYILQQCAMAPALFLFGIYFPEPSRLDAKIPWLKWVVLVPLLLCVAVGMPATYGEFYGSGNPDWLAHAATWAGHVQDFLNLMCVLLYLLLTVDKLRSASTEDARRRLRVLTAGMGAGLTALLLIFVLLPHFGITPSDPQRLWIAYVGVLFLLLAPFTLVYVVLVQRAMDVRILIRMGARYALARATLWVVQITLIGVLAVELLLPVFGKKQQGAGGIIGVLVFLVIVLLLRSGLQKRAQQWIDRRFFREAYDTERVLNDLAEEVRRFTETEPLLETVAKRIAETLHVGQIAMLLRRGEQFVLQQCIGLSAKDGLALPVQASAVRYMTNTHQPARLYREDPDAWYLMAGTAERFALDQLNAELLLPLPGRHGMMGVMALGPKRSEAAYSSADMKMLQAVAAQTGLALEVSELARSLAAEAAQRERVNREMEIAREVQERLFPQEMPQVPGASIAGFCRPAQGVGGDYYDVIDLGDGRVGLAIGDVSGKGISAALLMASLRASLRGVTLDGPRDFARLMHKVNRLVYEASASNRYATFFFGSYDPATRVLECVNAGHNPPVLLRGQQVLRLQPDGPVVGLLPAAPYTEQRLQLYPGDALLLFTDGISEAMNQEDEEWGEERMIAAARGAHGQAACTLLETIFAAADGFTAGAPQHDDMTLLVLKLQEEKAGSIQ
- the efp gene encoding elongation factor P: MAIPATQMRPGMIIRHNNELHAVFSVEHRTPGNLRAFIQAKLRNLRTGAMFEHRFRSADAIDRVVVDEVPMEFLYNDGDDYYFMNTENYEQTHLKRDTLGDAVEYLTPNLQITVSFFDGKPVGIELPATVELTVVETEPGLKSATASSVTKPAKTETGLVVQVPPFINEGERIRVDTAEGAYLSRA
- a CDS encoding 16S rRNA (uracil(1498)-N(3))-methyltransferase, whose product is MTRRRWIADTWNESTASLTGEQAAHLIRVLRAQPGTEYDIVAGDRVWHAVIAGISGDAVRFNLIAEVEADPALPVTLLLSVFKFDRMEWAIEKATELGVERIIPMVARRSEKHLVQSAEKRVERWRRIAREAAQQSRRSDVPQIEDVVPLKTAARQATEAVRLLLAEQERSTTLRHAVEEALRNAGEEMPAIRMAVGPEGGWTAEEEALFDAEGWKAVSLGPRILRAETAAMTATAVVSALLE
- a CDS encoding CPBP family intramembrane glutamic endopeptidase, with product MYSPVAPWWHTAVLLAPILFFSLMGGQRAARQNAGEHHGLQYLLTMVWEWVLAALVLWGIRLRGVPLRKLLGERRASAAEWKTDLLLAAAFWITASMVLAVLGLLLQFAHVASPQKTLALLAPRNGTEVTLWILLSISAGTCEELVFRGYLLQQFASLKDRLWVGVVVSSLLFGMAHGYEGVAGILAITAYGAMFCALAIGRKSLRAGMMAHAWHDIVSGVALMLLHHAHVM